One segment of Acetomicrobium sp. S15 = DSM 107314 DNA contains the following:
- a CDS encoding (d)CMP kinase has protein sequence MKSLKRWVKQQEIDSGRSLSPLRAARDACVIDTTGLSVDEVVDQIIELVENLKQNDCGDG, from the coding sequence GTGAAATCGCTCAAACGTTGGGTGAAACAGCAAGAGATCGATTCCGGTCGTTCCCTCTCGCCTCTCAGGGCTGCCCGAGATGCTTGCGTAATCGACACCACCGGCCTTTCTGTAGATGAGGTGGTAGATCAAATAATAGAGCTTGTGGAGAATTTAAAACAAAACGATTGCGGCGATGGATAG